DNA from Chloroflexota bacterium:
GAGCACAGCGATGCCCACGGCCACCTGGCGTAGCTACAAGCAGGTCAGCATCGACGGCGTCCTCGGGGAGGTCGCCATCGCCCAGATCTACGTCGGCGTCGTCAACAGCGGCACGACCAAGAACCAGCGCTCACGCGCACTTTTCTCCTTCAACCTCGCCGCCACGCCCGACGAGGGCACGCCACCGACACCCGCCGCACCACTCGTCAGCGCCGACCTCCTCCTCGAGATCAGCGAGATCACCGGCGCCAGCGGCTGGCCCTTCCTCATCCAGCGCATCAGCCGCGACGACTACCGCGGCCACGACACCAACAACCCCTACGGCGCCACCTGGAGCTGGTACGACGCCACACCACCACCAGCTCGCCTCTCCTGGACCAGCCCGGGCGGCGATATCAGCACCCCACCCGCAGACCTCACCGCCTACGGACCCACAGCACTCGGCGCCTACACCGCCCCCGGCCTCCTGCCCTTCGTCCAGGACGCCTACCAGAACCGCCAGAACCGCGTCCACCTCCGCCTGGCGGCCCTCAACGAGAACCCCGCCACCAGCGCCATCTTCGCCTCGTACAAGCTCAGCACGGACGCCCTGCGGCCGGCGCTGACGCTCACCTACGGCGCCGCGTCGACGATCGACCAGCAAGACCCGATACCGCTACCATCAGACCGCCTGACGGCGCCCTCACGCCCCGCCAGCGCCGGCGCGCCCGCGGCGCCCGCCCGACCAGCTCGCCCCAGCCGCTAAACAGGAGCTCCACCATGGCCGCCAACATCTCCGAGATCATCACGAACGTCCGCAAAGACCTCCACGACGAAGACGCCAGCGCCTACCGCTGGACGGACAGCTCGCTCACCCGCCACATCACACGCACCGTCCGCGAGTACTCGATCGCCGCACCACTCGAGCAAAAGAGCACCCTAGCCGCCACGGCCGGCTCACGCGACCTCTCGGTGGCCTCACTCGCCGGCCTGATCAGCATCGAAGCCGTCGAGTGGCCCACGGGCCAGTTCCCGCCGGCGCGCGTCGCCTGGTCACAATGGCAGACGACGATCACCATGGACCTGGTCAACGCGCCTACGGCGCCCGACAACGTCGCCATCTACTGGCTCAAGCCGCACACGCTCGACTCGAGCTCGAGCACGATCCCACCCCACCACGACGAGCTGATCACGGAGGGCGCCGCCGGCTACGCCGCACTCGACTGGACCTCCTACGCGACCAACCGCCTGAACATCGGCTCCGCCGACGTCTGGGGCCGCTACAAGGCCTTCGCCGACGAGCGCCTGCGCCAGTTCCGCCAGGACATCGCCCGCCTCGGCCGCATCAACACGGTACGCCAGCGCCAGCTCTACTCGACCCAAGACCCGCCGTCCGTGTTCGAGCAGCAGCGCGTCAAGTACTGACACCAAGAGGATCAGACGTTGCGGACCATCACACCGGCCCTCCTCGCCGCCCAGAAGGCGGCCAGCTCCCAGCCCTACGTCGACGTCGTCGTCGAGAACCGCATCAGCAACATCGTCCGCCTCGACTTCAGCCAGCTCAACAACACCGCCAACACGATCACCCGCCACGACGCCGCGGCCGCCGCCGACGGATCACTGACCCGCGTCCGCATCGAGTCCGGCACGGTAAAGGCGTCGCGTTCCGCGTCGCCCCAGTCCTCGATCAACTCGATCTGGACCAACCTCCAGACCGGCAAGGGCACACAGATCGCCTGCGCCGCCATCAACACCCGCGTGATCATCGTCTACACACTCAGCGGCGACACCTCAATCGTCTACGTCGAGAGCACCGACAGCGGCGCCACCTTCGGCGCCGAGACCGCCGTCCTCACCGCCGCATCGGCGATCAGCGACCTCGCAGTCGCCTACAAGGACAACACCGGCACCCTGGCGATCGCCTACGCCGAGTCAGCCAAACTCTGGGCGGCGCGCCGCCCGGGCACCGGCACCTTCAACGCCGCCATCCAGCACGGCACGACACCGAGCTCGGTCAACGGCGTCGCCCTCACCTACGTCTTCGATTGGAACGCCGTCGTCACCGGCGTCGAGGCATCGACAATGAAACCGACGGTCTGGACTACGATCTTCGGCGACGGCGTCGACCAGGCGGCCAACACTTGGGGCACCTACGTCGCCCAGCAGCAGGCAGAGTCCGACGCCCAGGTCACCTACAAGGCGCCATCCGTCGCCTACTCCGACCAGTACCGGATGCGCTTCGTCGAGGCCGACGCCTTCACCGGCGGCACGACCCGCACCTGGCGCTCCAACCTGATCAGCGGCCTCTTCTGGCCCGCCGGCCCGTTCGCCTGGCGCACGCCGGCGCCCGTCGATTACGCCGGCGCCGAGGGCCTCGCCCTGGCAGTCGCACCCAACTACGTCTACGAGTCGGCGACAGACCTTGTCGCCTCGGCGCCCCGCGCCCTGGCGTCACTCTCACTCACCACCCGCGTGATCAAGACGGAGATCACCGAGGTCACCGGCGGCCCCGCCACCGGCGACATCCACGGCTACATCGACATCGACAACACCGACGGCGCATTCGCCGGACCGCCGCCGCCGCTTCAACTCGCCAACCTGGTCAAGGTCAGCTGGGGTTACCTGATCGCCGGCGCCGGCGTCACCTCACGCATGGCCGACCTCCAGATCTCCCGCATCGGCTATCGCCGCACCGGCGGCGTCTCCGTCATCCGCCTCCAACTCACCGGAGGCTGGGACCAGCTCGCACGCGACCGCCAGCGCACCGGCATCTTCCACCAGGCCGGCATCGACTCCTACACCACGATCCTCACCCGCCTCTTCGCCCGCGCCGGCATCTCACTCTCCACCGCCGGCGCAAGCAGCCGCCTCTCATCAGTCAAACCGGCCTTCACCGTGGCGCCGCAGACCTCAGCCCGGACCGCCCTCCAACAGGCACTCGCCTTCGTCGCAGACCGCGTCTTCATGTCGACGAGCGCCACAGCCCGCCTGCGCGAGCCACTCGCCGGCGACGCCTCCGTCTACACCTTCGGCACCGACCACCCGACCTACGAGGCGCAGCTAGACCAGGTCGTCACGCCGGCGTCACAGGCCGCCGCCGTCGGCGCCGCCGCCTACGGAGAGGCGATCGACTTCACCAACGCCCAGGCCTACATCGGCACCCGTGAACTGATCCGAGACGTCACCAGCTCGACGGGCGCCGCGGCCGCCGCCACGGCCGCAGCTCATCTCCGCACCACACAGCTCGACCAACCCGGCGGGCAGCTGCTGGCGCCGCCCGCCTGCGGCCTCGAGCTCCTCGACGTCGTCGACATCACAGACCCCCTGGTCCAACCGACGCCCGTCCTCCGCCGCATCCGCCAGATCCGCTGGCGCTACGACCAGCTCGCCGGCGTCTACGACCAGCTCCTCACCCTCGGCGCCGTATGACCACCCAGTCAGCGCGCCAATGCGCAATCCACGGCCTCACACTACACACGCTCTCCGCCGGCGCCTGGATCTGCGACTGCGGCCGCACCGGCACGCAACCCGCGTACGCACAGCCACGACCAGGCGACGGACAGACCGACGATCCAGCAGCCACCTCGACGAGCTGCGAAGGAGCCAAACGCCGGCGACGAAAGGAACGAGGCCGCCACATGACCACACAAGCAAGCGAAACCCACACCGGCATCATCAAGGCCTGGGACAGCACCACCTGGACCGCCACCGTGCAACTCACAGGATCCCTAACACTGTGGCTACGCAACATCGCCACATCACGCGGCATCCCATCCGCCGAGATGGTTGTCGGCCGCAAGGTCGCGGTGCTATTGTTCGAGCCTACCAACCCCACAGACGCGGTGATCATAGCGGTGTACACATGACACGAGAGAACATCCGCCGCGCAGCCATCGCCCTAGCCGCCATCAACACCATCGCAATCACCTACTGGATTTACGCCGGCGCGACCAGCGCCACCGGCATCGCCGCATTCGCGCTCGCGTTCGCCTGCATCGGCACAGCATGGGAACTCACAGAATGACCCAGACGATGACCGCCGCATACGTAAACGCCCTCAGCGAGCAGGCCGCAACCGACCACGGGCGACCGGTGGTGACCTACGGCGGAATGCGGCTGATCGACGTGCGAAACGACTTCCCAACCGTACAAGTGGGACGCACCATGGCGCCGCGCGATCCCGCCCTACTCCAGTTCGTCAGCCAGCACCACGACGCCGCGTTCTACCCCGACGACCCCCTACCAGGCGACGACTTCGACGCAGAGATGCAACGGATGGACACGGTATGGCGCCTCCACCGATTCACCAACGGATGGGGCGGCATCGGCTACCACACATACGGCTTTCCGTCCGGCAGGCTCTACCTGGTGGGAAGCTACGAGACCCAGCGCGCCAGCGTCGCCAACCGTAACCACCTCACGATCGGCCATTGCAGCGCCGGCTTATTCATGGGCAAGACACTACCACCGCTCGGGACGCAGCTCGTCGCGGCGATGGCGTCGATCGCAGCCTGGACGTACGCCCGTCGCATGCTGGCGGTCATCTCGCACCACGACGCCGCCGACGCACAGAACCCAACGGTCTGCTGCGGCGACACGCGCGATCAATGGGTTCCGAGAATCCCACAGACAATCATCGCGATCGCCCAAAAGCTCAACCCCTAGACACCATCACGCACCCACACGTAGAATCCCGGCGACGGCTAGCGCACCGCGCACGCCACAGCGAAAGGAATCGACGTGCTGTACGCAACGATCGCCATCATCGCGCTCATCGTCATCGCGCCCGCGTTGCCGGCGATCGCCGGCGCGATCCGCGCAGGACGCCAATGGCCCGCGCTCGGCGACATTACAGGCGAATTCGGCGCACTCTCACTCGCCGAGGCGGCAAAACTCAGCAACGACGTAGTCCTCCAGGGCGTCTACGAAAGCATCATCAACACATCCGACATCTCCGGCGTCCTCCCATACTTCGAGATGCAGGGAAACGCACTCACATACAACCGCGAAAACGCAGCCGCGACCGTCGCGTGGCGCGCCGTCGGCGACGTCTGGACGGAAGACGTACCGACCTACACACAGATCACAACGCAGCTCGCGATCGTCGGCGGCGACGCCGACGTCGACAAATACATCCAGACGAGCCGAAGCAACATCCAGGACATCCGCGCCACCGTCATCATGGGCAAGGCCCAGGCGCTCGCCCGCGAGTGGGACGACAAGATCATCAACGGCTCCGGCGCAGCCAACCAGCCAACCGGCATCAAAAACCTGATCGTCTCCGGCCAAACCCTGACGAACGGCGCGAACGGCGCCACACTCACACTCGACATCCTCGACATACTGATCGACCAGGTGAAGGGCGGCACACCCGACCTCCTGCTCATGAGCAGACGGGCGCGACGCAGCATCAACAAACTCTTCCGCGCAAGCGGCGCATCGGTCGAAACACGCCAAGCATTCGGGCGCTTCATCCAGACCTACAACGGAATCCCGATCATGATCAGCGACTACATCCCGACGAACGAGACCGTCGGCACATCGACCGACTGCGAACGCATCTACGCCCTCACACTCGGCGAGGAAAACGGCGGCATCGCAGCGCCGTACACCCCCGGGCCGAACGGCGAGATCATCCAGCTCGACGACATCGGCACACTCGAGACCAAGGACGCGACCCGCATGCGCGTCAAGGCCTACGTCACCCTCGCGATGTTCGGCACGCTCAAGTGCGCCATGACCACCGGAATCCGCCCCGCGTAAGCCAAGCGCACGGGTCGAAGCAGAGACAGGAGCGACACCATGGCCGAGATCGACGACGACCAGCTCGACACCCTGAACGCGCACGCCGCAGCCGCCGCCAGCGCAGCGGCCGCGGCCGAAGCAGCGGCGGAGCAGCTCGCGCAAGGCGTCGCGAAGTACCGCGCCGCCATCGCCAGCCACAACCCCGACATCCCAGCCGAAGCCATCACCGGCGACACGTTCGACGCGGTCGACGCGTCGGCGGCCCTCGCGCGAACGATCGCCGACGCCGCGGTCGCAGCACACACGCCAGCGAACACACCGGCCCCGACGCCACCGGCCGCACCCGCCGTACCCGCCGGCGGCGCAGCCACACGCGACGACCCAGCCGACACATCGGCGATGAGCGCACACGCCAAGATCCAATACGGCCTCGAACACCGCCAGCGCATCACCGGCAAGTAGGCACGTGCCGCCGATCGACGACCTGCCGAAGAAACTCCGCAACCGCGACTCAGCGCGCAGGCGCCGCTACGACGAGAACCTGCAATTCTATCGCGGCGCCCAATGGAACCTCACACCCACCCAAGCGACGCTCAACCGCCGCGGCCGGCGCCAGCAGACGTACAACTACGTACGCACGTTCATCACCAAGAGCGCGAGCTACACCATGAACGGCATGCACTCGGTCGTCGACGAGCAAGACCAGACGCCGCACGCAATAAACGCCGCAAACGCAGCAATGACAGCATTACGACAGGTCGCGGACCAGAACGGACTCCCCGCACTCGACTTCGATACTGAACTCGATTGCTCCGTCCTCGGCGACGCCGCATACAAGGTCACCTGGGACACCACCGCCGGACGCGTACGCGTCACGGCGCCGGACATCACCGGCGTACACGCATGGCGCAGACCCGACGACACAGCCGAAATCTGGCGCGTCGCACAGCGATACACGCTGCCAGCCGACGACGCCGCCACCCTCTACGACATCACGTCGACGCGACGCGAACCCGAGATCATCGAGGAGTGGACAACCGACGCATTCCGCCTCTGGGTCGACGGCACACTCACGACCGACGCACCCAACCCGTACGGCTTCATCCCCTACATCATCTACCCGAACATCCGAGAGCCGAAGGACACCTGGGGCACATCCGACATCCCCGCATTGCGCGAGGCGGCACAGGAACTGAACCGCGTCATGACCCAGCTGTCGCTCATCGCAGAGCTCAGCGGCGCACCGATCACCGTGCTAGAAGGCATCACCGAATCCACCGACATCGGCATCACACCCGGCGCAGTCTGGGAGCTGCCACCCGCATCCAAGGCCTACCTCCTCGACCTCCTGTCAGGCGGCGGCGCACGCGTCGTCCTCGACTACGCGCAGCTCGTGCGCAGCACACTCCACGACCTGGGCGAATCACCACGCTCGGCATTCGGAGACAACACCCGCGGCCTATCCGGCGTCGCCCTCAACGTCGAGCTCGACCCACTGGTCAAGAAAACACAGCGAAAGCGCATCATACGCGAACGCGCATTCCGCGAACGCGACGCCATGATCCTCGCCCTCCTCGGCAAATACGCGCAGCTCGACGCGGCAGCCGCAGCGCACCCAACACGCATCGACTGGGGCGACGTACTCCCGAACGACCGCAGCCGCGAGATCGCCGACACAGCAGTCCTCGTGAACACCGGCGCCTGGACCCGCAAGCGCGCGTCCGCCGCCTTCGACGTCGACGACCCACAAGCGGAATTCGCCGCCTGGCTCGAAGAAGCCGAGAGCATGGCAGGCATCCAGCCACGCAACACACCCACAGCCGCCAAACCGCCGGCGGCGCACCTCACCTAACGACGGCGCCCCGCGGACCGGCTAACCCCGTTCGTAGCACGCGCCAAGGCGCGCGCTACATCACTCGGCTCGTGAAGCTCTAACCTGCTAACACCGCCCCCACCCAGCCGCGCGCCGCGAGACAGCGCGGAGCCACCAGGCACCCACAGGGCGCGCGGTCGCGCCCAACGCCCGCTCCCATCCTTCAGCTCGAGGCAGCGCCGCGCGCACGGCGCCCCCCCTAACCACGCACCTCCAGCGCACGCACGATTCAGGGGGAGCGGCCGCGGGCACTCTGCGTGGGGGCTACATTCCGCGCGCCCGACGCGCCAGGCCGTCGGAACGAATAGAATCGGCGCAGCATGGAATCGTCCCCGCCAACGCGAACCCCACGTCCGCCCACGCTGCGCCCCTACCAGCTCGCGCCCATCAAGGCCATCATCGAGAGCATCCGCACCCGAGCCGGGCGAACATTCGTGGTCGAGATCGCCCGCCAGGGCGGCAAGAACGAGATGCAATCACGCCTGGAAGCACTCCTCCTCACGGCACACCGCCACAACGGCGGCGCCATCGTCAAGACCGCACCAACCCTCGAACCACAACTCCGCACATCCTTCCACCGCCTCGCC
Protein-coding regions in this window:
- a CDS encoding phage major capsid protein; amino-acid sequence: MLYATIAIIALIVIAPALPAIAGAIRAGRQWPALGDITGEFGALSLAEAAKLSNDVVLQGVYESIINTSDISGVLPYFEMQGNALTYNRENAAATVAWRAVGDVWTEDVPTYTQITTQLAIVGGDADVDKYIQTSRSNIQDIRATVIMGKAQALAREWDDKIINGSGAANQPTGIKNLIVSGQTLTNGANGATLTLDILDILIDQVKGGTPDLLLMSRRARRSINKLFRASGASVETRQAFGRFIQTYNGIPIMISDYIPTNETVGTSTDCERIYALTLGEENGGIAAPYTPGPNGEIIQLDDIGTLETKDATRMRVKAYVTLAMFGTLKCAMTTGIRPA
- a CDS encoding phage portal protein, which codes for MPPIDDLPKKLRNRDSARRRRYDENLQFYRGAQWNLTPTQATLNRRGRRQQTYNYVRTFITKSASYTMNGMHSVVDEQDQTPHAINAANAAMTALRQVADQNGLPALDFDTELDCSVLGDAAYKVTWDTTAGRVRVTAPDITGVHAWRRPDDTAEIWRVAQRYTLPADDAATLYDITSTRREPEIIEEWTTDAFRLWVDGTLTTDAPNPYGFIPYIIYPNIREPKDTWGTSDIPALREAAQELNRVMTQLSLIAELSGAPITVLEGITESTDIGITPGAVWELPPASKAYLLDLLSGGGARVVLDYAQLVRSTLHDLGESPRSAFGDNTRGLSGVALNVELDPLVKKTQRKRIIRERAFRERDAMILALLGKYAQLDAAAAAHPTRIDWGDVLPNDRSREIADTAVLVNTGAWTRKRASAAFDVDDPQAEFAAWLEEAESMAGIQPRNTPTAAKPPAAHLT